A genomic segment from Bacteroidota bacterium encodes:
- the secDF gene encoding protein translocase subunit SecDF has product MQNKGVIKFLAIAFALVCMYQLSFTLITRHIESNAAEYSVGPQAQELAKKLSKGDQAKEQILFDSIKTKWEAQYLDSMNNEVVYNLLIRKYTYKECKQREINLGLDLKGGMNVTLEVSVVDIIRALAGNSQDVTFNKAVTLASEMEKTSTKDFVTLFGEAWNATDPNAKMAGVFLVGLKDKINFNSTNEEVLAKIRTETNDAIDRTYNILRSRIDRFGVAQPNIQKLQTAGRILVELPGIKDPERVRKLLQGTAKLEFWETYEYKDIYAFMEQADVKMKSLMGSGDTITKPGDSLNAEKSTDSLSAKKDTSKSLVDKAGTDTSGKNKPGQQSFDQFAKEHPLTAYLQPALVQDEQQRYFPAKGPVVGYCNSIDTFRVNAMLRNPIIKAIFPRELRFAWTVKPVGDKLTTLQLIALKATRDGTAALGGDVIVDARQDIAQNQGNEISMSMNSEGASQWKNITANNLGKSVAIVLDNYVYSFPTVQSEIPNGHSSITGNFTVEEAKDLANILKAGKLPAPARIVEEAVVGPTLGKEAINAGLWSIIVAFLVTLAYMAFYYNKAGLVADVALFTNMFFVFGILASLGAVLTLPGIAGIVLTIGMDVDKNVIIYERIREELRIGKGIRLAISDGYKHAYSSIIDSNVTTLLTGIVLYVFGSGPVQGFATTLIIGIISSLFCSIFITRIIFVWMMDKNIKIDVWNRFTKNILTKVHIDFIGIRKYYYVLSLILVLAGIISLSVRGLSYGIDFLGGRSYVVRFDSDVKVDDVRAVLEKVFDGQRPEVKTFGPNDQVKITTSYMINDKSATADSIVETKLYTGLAPMYKNSLSAKEFQSHAEKKVLGKLSSQKVEPTIAYSLLLKAYWAVFLSLIIIFIYVAIRFKKWQWGLGAVVSLFHDTFITISIFSLLYGILPFSLDIDQHFIAAILTIIGYSIMDSVIIFDRIREYMNLYPKRDMKTNMNDAINSTLGRTLNTSGITFLVLLSMFIFGGEVIRGFAFALLFGVVIGTYSSILNASPVAYDLIRMIGKGKEKKELKPVKA; this is encoded by the coding sequence ATGCAGAACAAAGGAGTTATCAAGTTTTTAGCTATTGCGTTTGCGCTGGTTTGCATGTACCAACTGTCGTTTACGCTCATTACAAGGCACATTGAGAGTAATGCTGCTGAATATTCCGTTGGTCCTCAGGCGCAAGAACTTGCGAAGAAACTTTCCAAAGGGGATCAGGCAAAAGAGCAGATACTTTTCGATTCCATTAAAACGAAATGGGAAGCCCAGTACCTCGATTCTATGAACAACGAAGTGGTGTACAACCTGCTTATCAGGAAATACACTTACAAAGAATGTAAACAGCGCGAAATCAATCTTGGTCTTGACCTCAAGGGCGGGATGAACGTAACGCTTGAAGTTTCCGTTGTTGATATTATCCGTGCACTTGCAGGCAACAGTCAGGACGTGACCTTCAACAAAGCTGTAACATTGGCTTCGGAAATGGAAAAAACCAGTACCAAAGACTTCGTTACCTTATTCGGGGAAGCATGGAATGCAACGGATCCGAATGCAAAAATGGCCGGCGTATTTTTGGTTGGTTTAAAAGATAAAATCAATTTCAATTCTACCAACGAAGAAGTTCTTGCAAAAATAAGGACCGAAACCAACGATGCTATTGACAGGACATATAACATTCTGCGTTCACGTATCGACCGCTTTGGTGTAGCCCAGCCAAACATTCAGAAGCTTCAGACAGCAGGCCGCATCCTCGTGGAACTTCCGGGTATCAAAGACCCCGAGCGCGTCCGCAAACTGCTGCAGGGAACAGCAAAACTGGAATTCTGGGAAACCTACGAATACAAAGATATCTACGCCTTTATGGAACAGGCGGATGTAAAAATGAAATCACTGATGGGTTCAGGCGACACTATTACCAAACCCGGTGATAGTCTTAACGCAGAAAAATCAACCGATTCACTCAGTGCGAAAAAAGACACTTCAAAATCGTTGGTTGACAAAGCCGGCACCGACACCAGTGGTAAAAACAAACCCGGTCAGCAGTCGTTCGACCAATTTGCAAAAGAACATCCCCTTACAGCTTATCTGCAACCTGCTTTAGTACAGGACGAGCAGCAACGTTATTTTCCTGCAAAAGGACCCGTAGTTGGCTACTGTAATTCAATAGACACGTTCAGGGTAAATGCCATGCTCAGGAACCCGATTATCAAAGCTATTTTCCCAAGAGAATTAAGGTTTGCATGGACCGTTAAACCGGTTGGCGATAAATTAACCACACTTCAGCTTATCGCTCTTAAAGCAACCCGTGATGGCACGGCCGCACTGGGCGGAGATGTGATTGTTGATGCACGTCAGGATATTGCCCAAAATCAGGGCAACGAAATCTCAATGAGCATGAACTCCGAAGGTGCAAGCCAGTGGAAAAACATCACAGCAAACAACCTCGGAAAATCTGTTGCTATTGTACTTGACAATTACGTTTATTCATTCCCGACGGTACAAAGTGAAATTCCCAACGGACATTCATCTATTACCGGAAACTTCACCGTTGAAGAAGCAAAGGACCTTGCAAACATCCTGAAAGCAGGAAAGCTCCCGGCACCTGCGCGTATTGTTGAAGAGGCTGTTGTTGGACCCACACTTGGAAAAGAAGCTATCAACGCCGGTCTTTGGTCAATCATTGTAGCGTTCCTTGTCACACTGGCTTACATGGCCTTCTATTATAATAAAGCCGGTTTGGTTGCTGACGTTGCACTGTTTACGAATATGTTTTTCGTATTCGGTATTCTTGCATCGCTTGGTGCTGTTCTTACACTCCCGGGCATTGCAGGTATTGTACTTACAATTGGTATGGACGTTGACAAGAACGTTATCATCTACGAGCGAATACGAGAGGAGCTCCGTATCGGGAAAGGAATCAGGCTGGCGATAAGCGACGGATATAAGCATGCCTACTCTTCTATTATAGACAGTAACGTAACAACACTGCTTACCGGTATCGTACTTTATGTTTTCGGTTCAGGACCTGTTCAGGGTTTTGCTACCACCCTTATTATCGGTATCATCAGTTCACTGTTCTGCTCCATCTTTATTACCCGTATCATTTTTGTATGGATGATGGATAAAAACATAAAAATTGACGTGTGGAATCGCTTCACGAAAAACATACTTACCAAGGTTCATATTGACTTCATCGGCATCAGAAAATATTATTACGTGCTTTCATTGATACTCGTGTTGGCAGGTATTATATCACTTTCAGTACGCGGATTAAGTTACGGAATCGATTTCCTCGGTGGCAGAAGTTACGTGGTACGTTTTGACTCAGACGTGAAAGTTGATGATGTACGCGCAGTGCTTGAAAAAGTATTTGACGGACAGCGTCCTGAAGTAAAAACTTTTGGACCGAACGATCAGGTTAAAATTACTACTTCATACATGATCAACGATAAATCAGCCACAGCCGATTCAATTGTTGAAACCAAGCTGTATACTGGACTTGCACCAATGTACAAGAATTCATTATCGGCGAAAGAATTCCAGTCACATGCAGAGAAAAAAGTGCTGGGCAAATTAAGTTCGCAGAAAGTTGAACCGACCATTGCATACAGCCTCTTATTAAAGGCATATTGGGCGGTATTCCTTTCCCTCATCATTATCTTCATTTATGTCGCAATCCGTTTTAAAAAATGGCAATGGGGACTTGGAGCCGTGGTTTCACTCTTCCACGACACATTTATTACAATTTCAATATTCTCGTTGCTATATGGAATACTGCCGTTCAGTCTGGATATTGACCAGCATTTTATTGCGGCTATCCTTACTATCATCGGATATTCCATCATGGACTCTGTTATTATTTTCGACAGAATTCGTGAATACATGAATCTGTACCCGAAACGCGATATGAAAACCAACATGAATGACGCTATTAACAGCACGCTTGGACGTACTCTGAACACATCTGGTATTACCTTCCTGGTACTGTTATCAATGTTCATTTTCGGTGGTGAAGTTATCCGCGGATTTGCATTCGCATTATTATTCGGTGTAGTAATCGGAACATACTCATCTATTCTTAACGCTTCCCCTGTCGCTTATGATTTAATCAGAATGATAGGAAAAGGAAAAGAAAAGAAAGAATTGAAACCGGTTAAAGCCTAA